One part of the Mycolicibacterium aromaticivorans JS19b1 = JCM 16368 genome encodes these proteins:
- a CDS encoding LapA family protein — protein sequence MTTSEPTGPHYEPTPPIPPAPPAPEPSTPATAKAVNEVKFTRAAALWSSLIFGLLILTILLIFIAQNTASTSFAFLGWHWSLPLGVAILMAAVAGALVTVLAGAARIFQLRRAAKKNLRAARTT from the coding sequence GTGACGACCAGTGAACCGACCGGCCCGCATTACGAGCCGACGCCGCCGATCCCGCCGGCGCCCCCGGCTCCGGAGCCATCCACGCCCGCCACGGCCAAGGCGGTGAACGAGGTTAAGTTCACCCGCGCCGCGGCCCTGTGGTCGTCGTTGATCTTCGGGTTGTTGATCCTGACGATCCTGCTGATCTTCATCGCCCAGAACACCGCATCGACGTCGTTCGCCTTCCTGGGCTGGCACTGGTCGCTGCCGTTGGGCGTCGCGATCCTGATGGCGGCGGTGGCCGGCGCCCTGGTGACCGTGCTAGCCGGGGCGGCCCGCATCTTCCAACTCCGCCGGGCCGCCAAGAAGAACCTGCGGGCAGCCCGCACCACCTAG
- a CDS encoding phosphotransferase family protein — MTSLDGLDLAALDRHLRSAGIPRSGELQAELISGGRSNLTFLIFDDASKWVLRRPPLHGLTPSAHDMAREYRVVAALAGSPVPVAPAVTMRDDDSVGGAPFQMVEYVAGQVVRTRAELDALGDAGVVSDCVDSLIRVLADLHEIDPDSVGLGDFGKPVGYLERQVRRWGSQWQHVRLPEDPRDGDVERLHSKLAAAVPSESRSSIVHGDYRIDNTIIDPDDPTIVRAVLDWEMSTLGDPLADVAVMCVQRDPMLDLLSQEHKSWTAPQMPTAEDLAQRYSAISGNPLPHWDFQMALGYFKLAIIVAGIDFRRRMASDATDDDDQAGEAVAVLISRGLEFFG; from the coding sequence GTGACTTCTCTGGACGGGCTCGACCTGGCGGCACTGGACCGGCACCTGCGATCGGCGGGCATCCCGCGCAGCGGGGAACTGCAGGCGGAGCTCATCTCCGGTGGCCGGTCGAACCTGACCTTCCTGATCTTCGACGACGCCTCCAAATGGGTGCTGCGGCGCCCGCCGCTGCACGGGCTGACCCCGTCGGCGCACGACATGGCTCGCGAGTATCGGGTGGTGGCCGCGCTGGCCGGCAGCCCGGTGCCGGTCGCGCCCGCGGTCACCATGCGCGACGACGATTCCGTCGGGGGTGCGCCGTTCCAGATGGTGGAGTATGTGGCGGGTCAAGTGGTTCGCACCCGCGCCGAACTTGATGCGCTCGGTGATGCCGGCGTGGTCAGCGATTGCGTCGACAGCCTTATCCGGGTGCTCGCGGACCTCCATGAGATCGACCCTGACAGCGTGGGTCTGGGCGACTTCGGCAAGCCGGTGGGGTATCTCGAACGGCAGGTGCGACGGTGGGGGTCGCAGTGGCAACACGTTCGGCTGCCCGAGGATCCGCGCGACGGCGACGTCGAACGGCTGCATTCGAAGCTGGCCGCGGCGGTACCGTCGGAAAGTCGTAGCTCGATCGTGCATGGCGATTACCGCATCGACAACACCATCATCGACCCAGACGACCCGACAATCGTTCGGGCGGTGCTGGATTGGGAGATGTCCACTCTCGGAGACCCGTTGGCCGATGTCGCCGTGATGTGTGTGCAGCGAGACCCGATGCTGGACCTGCTCAGCCAGGAACACAAGTCGTGGACCGCCCCGCAGATGCCGACGGCCGAGGATCTAGCCCAGCGCTATTCGGCCATTTCCGGAAATCCATTGCCGCACTGGGACTTCCAGATGGCACTCGGGTATTTCAAGTTGGCGATCATCGTGGCCGGCATCGACTTCCGGCGCCGGATGGCCTCCGATGCCACCGACGATGATGACCAGGCGGGGGAGGCCGTCGCCGTGCTGATCAGCCGCGGCCTGGAGTTTTTCGGCTAG
- a CDS encoding histidine phosphatase family protein produces MQLLLVRHALPHRTEAGEGSDPELSDEGWDQARRLPEALDRFPLARLVSSPQRRALQTAEPVAKATGLTVDIDDRLAEYDRGLSHYVPIEQVRKERPEEWARMADGRLPTSVDEGEFRGRVSAALSDIVAAADHDATVAVFSHGGVINVILHELLGTKRLLSFPIDYVSITRLLYARSGFGTVAAVNTTEHVWDLLPRNQRY; encoded by the coding sequence ATGCAGCTGCTGCTCGTCAGGCATGCCCTGCCACACCGCACCGAGGCCGGCGAAGGCAGCGATCCGGAACTGTCCGACGAGGGCTGGGACCAGGCTCGCCGGCTGCCTGAGGCGTTGGACCGATTCCCGCTCGCCCGGCTGGTCAGTAGCCCGCAGCGGCGTGCGCTGCAGACCGCCGAGCCGGTCGCGAAGGCCACCGGGCTGACCGTCGACATCGACGACCGGCTGGCCGAGTACGACCGCGGGCTGTCCCACTACGTGCCGATCGAACAGGTACGCAAAGAGCGGCCGGAGGAGTGGGCGCGGATGGCAGACGGCCGGCTGCCGACCAGCGTCGACGAGGGTGAGTTCCGCGGGCGGGTGAGCGCGGCGCTGAGCGATATCGTCGCGGCGGCCGATCACGACGCCACCGTGGCCGTATTCAGCCACGGCGGAGTGATCAACGTGATCCTGCACGAACTGCTCGGCACCAAACGGCTGCTGTCGTTCCCCATCGACTATGTGTCGATCACCCGCCTGCTCTACGCCCGCAGCGGGTTCGGCACGGTGGCGGCGGTCAACACCACCGAACATGTCTGGGATCTCTTGCCGCGCAACCAGCGCTATTAG
- a CDS encoding CaiB/BaiF CoA transferase family protein has protein sequence MAGPLEGIKVVELGVWVAGPAAGGILADWGADVVKIEPPTGDPGRMFGRMLGLDDGGNPPFEMDNRSKRSIVLDLTTDGGLATARQLLTAADVFLTNVRPDALGRLDLDHPSVAALNPGLVYGLITGYGESGPEANRPAYDVAAFWARSGVADLLTRPGDSPPFQRGGMGDHMTGMTLAAAISAALVARARTGEGQLVTTSLYRQGAYTVSFDLNTFLLTGNAIAIGQRETMFNPCMNNYLAADGRRLWIVGLEADRHWPSLCRAVGRPEWLTDNRFTTARDRAIHSRELIATLDEIFATKTLAEWASVFDAEPDLFWSPVNSMEDVLADEQFHAAGGVVDVPDGGPMIATPADFHGTPWAPRSAAPKLGEHTDQVLAELAERAGYR, from the coding sequence ATGGCCGGACCGCTGGAGGGCATCAAGGTTGTCGAGCTCGGGGTGTGGGTCGCCGGGCCGGCCGCCGGAGGGATCCTGGCCGACTGGGGTGCCGACGTCGTCAAGATCGAACCGCCGACCGGTGACCCGGGTCGGATGTTCGGCCGGATGCTCGGACTCGACGACGGCGGCAACCCGCCGTTCGAGATGGACAACCGGTCCAAACGCAGTATCGTGCTCGACCTGACCACCGACGGTGGACTGGCGACCGCGCGCCAATTGCTCACGGCGGCAGACGTCTTCCTGACCAACGTCCGGCCGGACGCGCTCGGACGGCTCGACCTGGACCATCCGTCGGTGGCCGCTCTCAACCCGGGACTGGTCTACGGCCTGATCACCGGGTACGGCGAGAGCGGACCCGAAGCCAACCGCCCGGCCTACGACGTCGCCGCGTTCTGGGCCCGCTCCGGGGTGGCCGATCTGCTCACCCGTCCCGGCGACAGCCCGCCGTTCCAGCGGGGCGGTATGGGCGATCACATGACCGGTATGACGCTGGCCGCGGCGATCAGCGCCGCACTGGTCGCTCGCGCCCGCACCGGCGAAGGGCAACTGGTGACCACCTCGCTCTACCGCCAGGGCGCCTACACCGTCAGCTTCGACCTCAATACTTTCCTACTGACCGGCAATGCGATCGCGATCGGTCAGCGCGAGACGATGTTCAACCCGTGTATGAACAACTACCTGGCGGCCGACGGGCGGCGACTGTGGATCGTCGGACTGGAAGCCGACCGGCACTGGCCGTCGCTGTGCCGTGCGGTCGGGCGCCCGGAGTGGTTGACCGACAACCGGTTTACCACCGCCCGTGACCGCGCGATCCATTCCCGTGAGCTCATCGCGACGCTCGACGAGATCTTCGCGACAAAGACGCTCGCCGAATGGGCTTCAGTGTTCGACGCCGAGCCCGACCTGTTCTGGTCACCGGTGAACTCGATGGAGGACGTCCTCGCCGACGAGCAGTTCCACGCCGCGGGCGGTGTTGTCGACGTGCCCGACGGCGGCCCGATGATCGCCACCCCCGCCGACTTCCACGGCACCCCCTGGGCGCCGCGGTCGGCCGCCCCGAAGCTCGGCGAGCACACCGACCAGGTCCTCGCCGAGCTCGCCGAACGTGCGGGATATCGTTGA
- a CDS encoding phosphotransferase family protein yields the protein MTRTQSPANLDTTTLGRWLDTQDAPGNGEEPVAEVLKGGSQNMLYRIDRGGEGMVLRMPGPRADERRLGELLREIRLERALKGTDVPHAELVAADESGEVLGKPFFVMKEVDGWSPMEGGWESPFDADLDARRELAFQLIEGAAKLGRVDWKAQGLEGFGKPDGFHDRQVDRWLAFLAAFQVRELPGLDVASLWLRDNRPAHYTPGIMHGDYQFANVMYAHGAPGRLAAIVDWEMTTIGDPLLDVAWALLGYDGEHPKGTGFYLPMDGMPTRSELLAHYEKVSGLSTANIHYYLVLANWKLGIVLEKTYAAAVNGGTADPQVVEAFGAMVPDLIATAARLAQSGEEA from the coding sequence ATGACGAGAACGCAAAGCCCCGCGAACCTCGACACCACGACGCTCGGCCGATGGCTCGACACCCAGGACGCCCCCGGCAACGGCGAGGAGCCCGTCGCCGAGGTACTCAAGGGCGGGTCGCAGAACATGCTCTACCGGATCGATCGCGGCGGTGAGGGCATGGTGCTGCGGATGCCCGGACCGCGCGCCGACGAGCGCCGCCTCGGTGAGCTGCTTCGCGAAATCCGTCTGGAGCGGGCGTTGAAGGGCACTGACGTGCCGCACGCCGAGCTGGTCGCCGCTGACGAGAGTGGGGAGGTGCTCGGCAAACCGTTCTTCGTCATGAAGGAAGTGGACGGCTGGAGCCCGATGGAGGGCGGCTGGGAGTCGCCGTTCGATGCCGACCTCGACGCCCGCCGCGAACTGGCCTTCCAGCTGATCGAGGGTGCGGCGAAGCTCGGCCGGGTGGACTGGAAGGCGCAAGGCCTCGAGGGGTTCGGCAAACCCGACGGTTTCCACGACCGACAGGTGGATCGCTGGCTGGCGTTCCTCGCCGCGTTCCAGGTGCGCGAACTGCCCGGGCTGGACGTGGCGTCGCTATGGTTGCGCGACAACCGGCCCGCGCACTACACCCCCGGGATCATGCACGGCGACTACCAGTTCGCCAACGTCATGTACGCCCACGGCGCGCCCGGGCGGCTGGCCGCGATCGTCGACTGGGAGATGACCACGATCGGCGACCCGCTGCTGGACGTGGCATGGGCGCTGCTCGGCTACGACGGTGAACATCCCAAAGGCACCGGCTTCTACCTGCCGATGGACGGTATGCCCACCCGCAGTGAGCTGCTGGCGCACTATGAGAAGGTCAGTGGGCTCTCGACCGCGAACATCCACTACTACCTGGTGTTGGCCAACTGGAAGCTGGGCATCGTGCTGGAGAAGACGTACGCCGCCGCGGTCAACGGGGGCACGGCAGACCCACAAGTGGTCGAGGCCTTCGGCGCGATGGTGCCCGATCTGATCGCCACCGCGGCCCGGTTGGCGCAATCCGGCGAGGAGGCCTGA
- a CDS encoding SDR family NAD(P)-dependent oxidoreductase: MGYADTLFDLTGRVVLVTGGSRGLGREMAMAAARCGADVVIASRKFDTCVATAKEIEAETGCTAMPYGVHVGRWDELDGLVEAVYDRFGKLDVLVNNAGMSPTYDKLTDVSEKLFDAVVNLNLKGPFRLSALVGERMVADGGGVIINVSTHGSLRPHPSFIPYAASKAGLNAMTEGLAAAFGPTVRVNTLMPGPFLTDISKAWNFGEGNPFKAHALGRAGDPHEIVGAAVFLMSDASSFTTGSILRADGGIP; encoded by the coding sequence ATGGGCTACGCAGACACTCTTTTTGATTTGACCGGCCGCGTGGTGCTGGTCACCGGCGGTAGCCGTGGCCTGGGCCGCGAGATGGCGATGGCGGCCGCGCGCTGCGGCGCGGACGTGGTGATCGCCAGCCGCAAGTTCGACACCTGCGTGGCGACGGCCAAGGAGATCGAGGCCGAAACAGGCTGCACCGCAATGCCATACGGGGTGCACGTCGGACGCTGGGATGAGCTCGACGGATTGGTCGAGGCGGTCTACGACCGGTTCGGCAAGCTCGATGTTCTGGTGAACAACGCCGGCATGTCACCGACCTACGACAAGCTGACCGATGTCAGCGAGAAGCTTTTCGACGCGGTGGTCAACCTGAATCTGAAAGGACCGTTTCGCCTTTCCGCTCTGGTGGGTGAACGCATGGTCGCCGACGGAGGCGGTGTGATCATCAACGTCAGCACCCACGGCTCGCTGCGGCCGCATCCGTCGTTCATTCCGTACGCGGCGTCCAAAGCCGGGCTGAACGCGATGACCGAAGGCCTCGCGGCGGCGTTCGGGCCGACGGTGCGGGTCAATACACTGATGCCCGGACCGTTCCTCACCGACATCAGCAAGGCCTGGAACTTCGGCGAAGGAAACCCGTTCAAAGCGCACGCCCTGGGGCGGGCCGGCGATCCCCACGAAATCGTCGGCGCCGCAGTGTTTCTGATGTCCGATGCCTCCAGCTTCACCACCGGCTCGATCCTTCGGGCTGACGGCGGAATCCCGTAG
- a CDS encoding acyl-CoA dehydrogenase family protein: MAWDFSTEPEFQQKLEWIRNFVRDEIEPLEVIFPSCEFLPLTDERRRIVDPLKQKVRDQGLWAPHLGPELGGQGFGAVKLTLINEILGRTTWSSIIFGTQAPDTGNAEILARFGTEEQKQRYLTGLLSGEIFSTFSMTEPQGGSDPRVFTTRAVRDGSGKDSDWVINGRKYWSSNASVASFFIVVAITDPDVPVHTGASTFLVPADTPGVRIEATHHLVGSYSHDPGHSLVHYDNVRVPASAMLGEEGHGFGVAQSRLAGGRLHHAMRSIGVAQRAIDAMARRAKSRFTQGSLLADKQLIQEMVADSFVELTQFRLMVLHAAWLVDTAGERAAREEIAACKIATAAVLKSIGLRAIQVHGGLGLTDQMPLTSVLMGGITLGMADGPTEAHKVNLARQILKGYEAEDPVWPSEFLPNRIERAREKYGHLVDRIPALPVSP; encoded by the coding sequence ATGGCATGGGACTTTTCCACCGAGCCGGAATTCCAGCAGAAGCTCGAGTGGATCCGGAACTTCGTGCGCGACGAGATCGAACCGCTCGAAGTGATCTTCCCGAGCTGCGAGTTCCTTCCGCTCACCGACGAGCGCCGCAGGATCGTCGACCCGCTCAAGCAGAAGGTCCGCGACCAGGGTTTGTGGGCGCCGCACCTCGGGCCCGAGCTGGGCGGCCAGGGCTTCGGGGCCGTCAAGCTCACGCTGATCAACGAAATCCTGGGCCGCACAACGTGGTCGTCGATCATCTTCGGCACCCAGGCACCCGATACCGGTAACGCCGAGATCCTGGCCCGCTTCGGCACCGAGGAGCAGAAGCAGCGGTACCTGACCGGGCTGCTGTCCGGGGAGATCTTCTCGACGTTCTCGATGACCGAACCGCAGGGTGGGTCCGATCCTCGGGTGTTCACCACTCGTGCGGTGCGCGACGGCTCGGGAAAAGACTCCGACTGGGTTATCAACGGCCGCAAGTACTGGTCGTCGAACGCCTCGGTGGCGTCGTTCTTCATCGTGGTCGCGATCACCGACCCGGACGTGCCGGTCCACACCGGCGCCTCAACCTTCCTGGTCCCGGCCGACACCCCGGGCGTCCGCATCGAGGCGACGCACCACCTGGTCGGCTCGTACTCCCATGACCCCGGGCACTCACTGGTGCACTACGACAACGTCCGGGTTCCCGCGTCGGCGATGCTCGGAGAGGAAGGGCATGGCTTCGGCGTCGCCCAGTCCCGGCTGGCCGGGGGACGCCTGCATCACGCGATGCGCTCGATCGGGGTGGCCCAGCGCGCGATCGACGCGATGGCACGCCGGGCGAAAAGCCGCTTCACCCAGGGAAGTCTGCTGGCCGACAAGCAGCTGATCCAGGAGATGGTCGCCGACTCGTTCGTGGAGCTGACCCAATTCCGGCTCATGGTGTTGCACGCGGCATGGCTGGTCGACACCGCCGGTGAGCGAGCCGCGCGAGAGGAGATCGCGGCCTGCAAGATCGCGACCGCCGCCGTGCTGAAGTCCATCGGCCTGCGTGCCATCCAGGTGCACGGCGGCCTCGGACTGACCGACCAGATGCCGTTGACCAGTGTGCTCATGGGCGGCATCACGCTGGGGATGGCCGACGGGCCGACCGAGGCGCACAAGGTCAACCTGGCCCGCCAGATCCTCAAAGGCTACGAGGCGGAGGATCCGGTCTGGCCCAGTGAGTTCCTGCCCAATCGGATCGAGCGAGCCCGGGAGAAGTACGGCCACCTGGTCGATCGCATTCCCGCGCTTCCTGTTTCACCGTGA
- a CDS encoding TetR/AcrR family transcriptional regulator codes for MTSRAAAAVVRALDDRQREATEDVERILAAALRVLQRVSPDAPRVSDIVAEAGVSNKAFYRYFAGKDDLMLAVMERGAAMVVSYLEHQMAKEATPKGKITRWISGALAQVADPELIGMSRALVVQMSDSDKRRLGEEEMLAAMRGLLVEPIRQLGSSDPRRDADAVFVCTVGTMRRYVNSTDQPGRKDINHLVGFCMRGLGLPEATS; via the coding sequence GTGACCAGCAGAGCCGCTGCCGCCGTGGTGCGAGCGCTCGACGACCGGCAACGGGAGGCCACCGAGGACGTAGAGCGCATCCTGGCCGCCGCACTGCGGGTGCTGCAGCGGGTTTCCCCCGACGCGCCGCGGGTCAGCGACATCGTCGCCGAGGCCGGCGTCTCCAACAAAGCGTTCTACCGCTACTTCGCGGGCAAGGACGATCTGATGTTGGCAGTCATGGAACGCGGTGCGGCCATGGTGGTTTCGTACCTGGAACACCAGATGGCCAAGGAAGCCACCCCGAAGGGCAAGATCACCCGATGGATCAGCGGAGCGCTGGCCCAGGTCGCCGATCCGGAGCTGATCGGCATGAGCCGCGCCCTGGTGGTGCAGATGTCCGACTCCGACAAACGTCGGCTTGGCGAGGAGGAAATGCTGGCTGCCATGCGCGGGCTGCTGGTCGAGCCCATTCGCCAGCTCGGCAGTAGCGATCCCCGGCGTGACGCCGACGCGGTGTTCGTGTGTACCGTCGGCACGATGCGCCGCTACGTGAACTCCACCGACCAACCGGGTCGCAAGGACATCAACCACCTCGTCGGGTTCTGCATGCGGGGCCTCGGCCTGCCGGAGGCGACCAGCTGA
- a CDS encoding NADPH:quinone oxidoreductase family protein, translating to MRAVVCREYGTPEDLIIDELPDPTPGPGQVVVKVHAAAVNYPDVLLIAGKYQIKVPPPFSPGSELAGEVLTVGDGVDFRPGDRVSATTFVGGFAEQALVDARGLTRVPDGVDYADAAAFGVTNRTAYYTLRTVAPAQPGDWVVVLGAGGGVGLAAVDIAVLMGAKVVAAASGAEKLEVCRRRGATEVIDYDREDLKSRLKEITGEAGTRVVLDPVGGHYSEPALRSLGRGGKFVTLGYAAGEIPRIPLNLVMLKGITVQGMEIRTFATDYPDDIARNDAELAQLFAEGKLRPYLGARFPLEQAATALRYVADRKAIGKVVIDVT from the coding sequence ATGCGCGCCGTCGTCTGCCGCGAGTACGGCACCCCGGAGGATCTGATCATCGACGAACTGCCCGACCCCACACCGGGTCCCGGTCAGGTGGTGGTCAAGGTTCACGCCGCTGCGGTCAACTATCCCGACGTGCTGCTGATCGCAGGCAAGTACCAGATCAAGGTGCCGCCGCCGTTCAGCCCGGGCAGTGAGCTGGCCGGTGAGGTGCTGACCGTCGGCGACGGCGTCGACTTCCGGCCGGGCGACCGGGTCTCGGCCACCACGTTCGTCGGCGGGTTCGCCGAGCAGGCGCTGGTCGATGCGAGGGGCCTGACCCGCGTTCCGGACGGCGTCGACTATGCCGATGCGGCCGCATTCGGAGTCACCAACCGCACCGCCTACTACACGCTGCGCACCGTCGCTCCCGCCCAGCCCGGCGACTGGGTGGTCGTCCTGGGCGCAGGTGGTGGTGTCGGCCTGGCTGCCGTCGACATCGCGGTTCTGATGGGCGCCAAGGTCGTTGCCGCCGCGTCCGGCGCCGAGAAGCTCGAGGTGTGCCGCCGGCGCGGCGCCACAGAGGTGATCGACTATGACCGGGAGGACCTCAAGAGCAGGCTCAAGGAGATCACCGGCGAGGCAGGCACGCGCGTGGTCCTCGACCCTGTCGGTGGTCACTACTCCGAGCCCGCTCTGCGCAGCCTCGGCCGTGGCGGAAAGTTCGTGACGCTCGGATACGCGGCCGGTGAGATCCCGAGGATTCCGCTGAACCTGGTCATGCTCAAGGGAATCACCGTGCAGGGCATGGAGATCCGGACGTTCGCCACCGACTACCCCGACGACATCGCGCGCAACGACGCCGAGCTTGCGCAGTTGTTCGCCGAGGGCAAGCTGCGCCCGTACCTCGGGGCGAGGTTCCCGCTGGAGCAGGCGGCGACCGCGCTGCGCTACGTCGCCGACCGCAAAGCGATCGGCAAGGTCGTCATCGACGTCACCTAG
- a CDS encoding alkyl/aryl-sulfatase, whose product MTPKPPSAVIEAAHAEHLESLPFEDTADFEAADRGFIAALTPCVVKAADGRVVWDNDAYGFLNGDAPTSVHPSLWRQSILAAKQGLYEVVEGIYQVRGLDLSNISFIEGDTGIVVIDPLVSTETAAAALALYRAHRGDRPVVAVIYTHSHVDHFGGVLGVTTQADVDAGKVAVLAPEGFTEHAVQENVYAGTAMARRAGYMYGAVLDRGPQGQVGCGLGQTPSTGEVAIIVPTIDITTTGETHTIDGVEIEFQMAPGTEAPAEMHFYFPKFRALCMAENATHNLHNLLTLRGALVRDPHGWSGYLTEAIETFADRTDVVFASHHWPTWGRDKIVEFLSLQRDLYAYLHDQTLRQLNQGYTGIEIAEGFQMPPALHKAWHAHGYYGSVSHNVKAVYQRYMGWFDGNPARLWAHPPEAIGPRYVEAMGGADRVVELARTAAESGDYRWAATLLDHVIFTDQQHAGARELYADTLDQLAYGAECATWRNFFLSGATELRDGNFGTPTQVSPTTLLAQLTPEQMFDVLAISVNGPRSWDLDISLDVTFADLDANYRLTLRNGVLVYRQCPADESTATATIRLATKLRLLAAAAGDFTSPGLEITGDPQALQTFLGALDQPDPSFNIITP is encoded by the coding sequence ATGACACCCAAGCCGCCTTCCGCCGTTATCGAGGCCGCCCATGCAGAACACCTGGAATCCCTGCCTTTCGAGGACACCGCGGACTTCGAGGCCGCCGACCGCGGCTTCATCGCCGCCCTGACCCCGTGCGTGGTGAAAGCCGCCGACGGACGTGTGGTGTGGGACAACGACGCGTACGGATTCCTCAACGGGGATGCGCCGACATCAGTCCATCCGAGCCTGTGGCGGCAGTCCATCCTGGCCGCCAAGCAGGGCCTCTACGAGGTGGTCGAGGGCATCTATCAGGTCCGCGGACTTGACCTGTCCAACATCAGCTTCATCGAGGGCGACACCGGCATCGTGGTGATCGATCCGCTGGTCTCCACCGAAACAGCCGCCGCCGCTCTGGCGCTCTACCGCGCGCACCGTGGTGACCGGCCCGTGGTCGCGGTCATTTACACCCACTCCCATGTCGACCATTTCGGCGGTGTCCTCGGGGTGACCACCCAGGCCGATGTCGACGCGGGCAAGGTCGCCGTGCTGGCCCCGGAAGGGTTCACCGAACACGCCGTACAAGAGAACGTCTACGCAGGGACCGCGATGGCCCGCCGTGCCGGCTACATGTACGGCGCCGTCCTCGACCGCGGCCCGCAAGGCCAGGTCGGCTGCGGATTGGGCCAGACCCCGTCGACGGGTGAGGTGGCGATCATCGTGCCGACCATCGACATCACCACGACCGGCGAGACGCACACCATCGACGGCGTCGAGATCGAATTCCAGATGGCCCCGGGCACCGAGGCTCCCGCCGAGATGCACTTCTACTTCCCGAAGTTCCGCGCGCTGTGCATGGCGGAGAACGCCACGCACAACCTGCACAACCTGCTGACGTTGCGCGGGGCACTGGTCCGCGACCCGCACGGATGGTCGGGCTACCTGACCGAGGCGATCGAGACGTTCGCCGACCGCACCGACGTGGTGTTCGCCTCGCATCACTGGCCGACGTGGGGGCGGGACAAGATCGTCGAATTCCTGTCCCTGCAACGTGATCTGTATGCCTACCTGCACGACCAGACGTTGCGTCAGCTCAATCAGGGTTACACCGGCATCGAGATCGCCGAGGGCTTCCAAATGCCGCCCGCGCTGCACAAGGCGTGGCATGCGCACGGGTATTACGGATCTGTCAGCCACAATGTCAAAGCCGTCTACCAGCGATACATGGGCTGGTTCGACGGCAACCCGGCGCGGTTGTGGGCTCATCCGCCGGAAGCGATCGGGCCACGTTACGTCGAGGCGATGGGTGGCGCCGACCGGGTGGTCGAGCTGGCCCGTACGGCCGCCGAATCCGGTGACTACCGTTGGGCGGCAACGCTACTGGATCACGTCATCTTCACCGACCAACAGCATGCGGGCGCCAGGGAGCTCTACGCCGACACCCTCGACCAGCTGGCGTACGGCGCCGAGTGCGCGACGTGGCGCAACTTCTTCCTATCCGGTGCCACCGAGCTGCGCGACGGAAACTTCGGCACGCCCACCCAGGTATCGCCGACGACGCTACTTGCCCAGCTCACCCCGGAGCAGATGTTCGACGTGCTGGCGATCAGCGTCAACGGGCCGCGGTCCTGGGATTTAGACATCTCCCTGGATGTGACGTTCGCTGACCTCGACGCCAACTACCGGCTCACCCTGCGCAACGGTGTGCTGGTCTACCGGCAGTGCCCGGCAGACGAGTCGACGGCAACCGCGACCATCCGGCTGGCCACCAAGTTGCGGCTTTTGGCCGCCGCGGCAGGCGATTTCACCTCACCGGGACTGGAGATCACCGGTGATCCACAAGCGCTGCAGACCTTCCTCGGTGCGCTCGATCAGCCGGACCCGAGCTTCAACATCATCACGCCCTAG